The genomic interval TAATGACAAAAGTTCGTAAACGTCACAATGCTGAATTTAAAAGTAAAGTCGCTGCCCTTGCCATCAAAGAGCAAAAGACAATCAATGAGCTGACCGCTGAATACGGTGTTCATGCAACCCAAATCAGCAACTGGAAAAAGCAAGCTTTGGCTGTCTGTCATACCCAGTGCCTTTAACACCAAACAGCATGACAACGAACAAGCCCAGCAAGCCACTATCGATGAACTGCATCGGCAACTGGGGCAAGTCATTAGCGAGAGGGACTGGCTTAAAAAAAAGTCCTCACAGCTACCCTAAATGCTCGTAAACAACTGCTAGAGCCTGACAATAAGGATTTCAGTACTCGTAAGCAATGTGAACTACTTGGTATTAACCGCTCAAGTCTGTATTATCAGCCAAAGCCCATCAGTAAGCTTGATATCACCTTAATGAACCTACTTGACGAACAATATACCAAAACCCCATTTTACGGGGTAAAGCGTATGACTGCTCATTTAAGGCAATTGGGTCATCCAGTAGGACAAAAGCGAGTTAGGCGATTACTACGGCAAATGGGATTAGATGCCATCTATCAGCATCCTAACACGAGTAAGCCTAACCCTGAGCATCGAGTTTACCCGTATTTGCTTAGGAATGTACCCATTATCCGCTGTAATCAGGTATGGAGTACGGACATCACTTACATCCGCCTGTCTAAGGGCTTTGTGTATTTGATGGCGGTGATTGATTGGTACAGCCGTTACGTTTTAGACTGGTCGCTATCAACGACACTTGAAGCAGATTTCTGCATTGATACGGTGGGCAAATTACTGCACAATGGTCTACGCTGTGAGATTTTTAATACGGATCAAGGCTCGCAGTTTACCAGCCCAAGATTTACCACGCCGCTGATTGATTCGGGCATTGCTGTAAGCATGGACGGTCGTGGCAGGGCGTTGGATAATATCTTTGTAGAACGGCTTTGGCGGTCAGTAAAGTACGAATGCGTGTATTTACGCCAGTTTGATACAGTCAGTCAAGCCAGAGTTGGTTTGAAAGAATATTTCGAGTTTTACAATCATGAGCGGTTGCATCAGTCGCTTGATTACCATACCCCTGCACAGGTTTATTTAAACAATAGTTCGGTTAATCCTGTGCTTTATCAACCCAATTCTATCTTAATTTTATGATTATTTGGTCTAGACATTGGGGAGTACCTTATTTAATTCAGGTAATAAAGGTATTAAAAAAGGATAGCCCTCTTCTTCATCTTTATAATTAATTGGTATAAATCCTATGTTTCTTTCATATATAGTAAATCCTGTATTATAATGAACACAACTTAAACTTTCATAGATAGCACCATGCCAAACCTATACGACCAAGACTTACGCAAACGCACCATAGCCTACTGGCAAGAAACAAATAACAAAAGCAAAACAGCTAGAATATTCGGCATCTGTCGCAACACGCTTAACAGTTGGATAGCCTTGTACCAGGACCAAGGCAATACCGAACCTAAGAAAGCACAACCAACGGGTGTAAAACACATCATAACTGACCTTGATAGTTTTGAACGATATGTCAAAGCTAAACAATTTGACACCGCTAAACAGCTACGGGAACAATATTTAAAAGACCATCCCGATGTCAGTATATCCTACAATGCGTTTGTCGATACCCTACATCGTATCAACTGGACATTTAAAAAAAGACCTTCACCTACAAAGAATCAGACCCCGTAAAACAGCAAGGTTTTAGCGTATGTTTAGCTATCATGGCTTTTTGGTTTGGTCTGACCAACATCCTATTTATGGATGAAACAGGCTTTTACCAAAGACAAAGCTATCATCGTAGCTGGTCACCGGTTGGCACACCTTGCTATGCTAAAATGGATGCCAATAAAGGCAAACGCTTAAATCTTATTGGTGCAATGAGTATGGCTGAATTTAAACTGATTGCACCTGTGACCTTTGAAGGTGGGTGTAAGCGTGATACGGTAGAAAATTGGCTTCACACGCTTGGTCAATCTTTGCCTAAAGATGAACTCGACAGCTACCCACAGCGTTTTTTAATCATGGATAATGCGCGCTTTCATCGGGGTGGTGATTTAAAACAGATTGCCGAAAAATACAACTTAACGTTACTGTACTTACCACCTTATTCTCCTGAGTTAAATCCTGTGGAGAATAAGTGGGCAGTGGTTAAGCAAAAGGTAAAACTCTCGATTAATGACTTCGATTCGCTTCATGATTGTGTTAAATACTGTTCAGTTTAATTTAGGGTTTACTATAGATCATCTGCTTTGTCTAAACTATAGTATTTTTCAGCAATTAATTCATACCAGTCGCCAGCGAATAATATGCCGCCGTATTGAAATTTATCATCAAAATTGCTATATAAATTTCTCAATAAATAAGCTGGTAAAAAACATTTTTTACTCTCTTTAAAACCTAAATACATTAAGTCGATAATTATTCCTGCATGATCCATTATTCCCCAATGCTTCCAATGCTGTGAACCAGCACCCAATCTAATTTCA from Moraxella osloensis carries:
- a CDS encoding helix-turn-helix domain-containing protein, with product MPNLYDQDLRKRTIAYWQETNNKSKTARIFGICRNTLNSWIALYQDQGNTEPKKAQPTGVKHIITDLDSFERYVKAKQFDTAKQLREQYLKDHPDVSISYNAFVDTLHRINWTFKKRPSPTKNQTP
- a CDS encoding IS630 family transposase; translated protein: MAFWFGLTNILFMDETGFYQRQSYHRSWSPVGTPCYAKMDANKGKRLNLIGAMSMAEFKLIAPVTFEGGCKRDTVENWLHTLGQSLPKDELDSYPQRFLIMDNARFHRGGDLKQIAEKYNLTLLYLPPYSPELNPVENKWAVVKQKVKLSINDFDSLHDCVKYCSV